A stretch of DNA from bacterium:
TTGGAATATGGGTATGACCCGTAATGAATATATCTGCCTTAAATTGAGAAGGATCAATTGGTAAATGTCCATGGCTTGCAATTATTCTTTTCTTTCCATCTTGAAGAAAGACAAAGGGAAGAATGGGAGGATTTAAAAGGATGCTATCAACATCAGAATCGCAATTCCCTTTTGCAATAAGGAAGGGAACAGAAAGTGCATTTATCTTATCTGCCAATAGAGGTGGATTGTATCCATCTGGTATTGGATTCTTTGGCCCAGGTGCTAATATATCGCCACAATGAATAATAACATCACAATCCAAAAATCCTTCATAAGCCTTATTCCAGGAATAAAGGTTTCCATGTGTATCAGATATAACCCCTATTTTCATAAAGCTATTTTACTATATTTACTTGGCATTTTCAATCAAAAATGGTATTATTTTATTATGAAGATTCTGGATTGGATAAAAAAGATATTTTTTAAAAGGGGATTTCTGTGTGATACCTGTAAATATGACTATAGGGGCGCCTGCAATAATCCAAATAGACCAAATGTAGTTGAATGCCCTGATTATAAGAAAAGATGAAACACCTTCTTTCCATTTCTGACCTTGAACCAGCATCTATCTGGCGCATATTTAACCTTACAGATAGAATAATTGAGGTGCCAGATTATAAGCCTTTTTCTGACAAAACAGCCATCCTTCTCTTTAAAAAGCCATCATTAAGAACAAGGCTTTCCTTTGAGATTGCAATAAAAGGCTTGGGTGGAGGAAGCGTTTTTATTACAGGTAATGAGGTAGGATTAGGAACAAGGGAGGAGATAAAGGATATAGCAAGGGTTCTTTCTGGCTATGGCGATTGTATTATTCCTAGGGTATTTTCTCATTCAGAGCTTCTTACCCTTTCCAAATATGCCACTGTGCCTGTTATCAATGCTTTGTCTGATGATGAACACCCCTGTCAGGCCCTTTCAGACCTTTGGACAATTTGGAAGCACAAAGAAAAAATTGTAGGTCTTAATTTTTCATTTATTGGCGATTGCTGTAATAATGTTGCTTCAAGCTGGACATTACTTGCCTCAATGATGGGAATAAACATAACCCTTTGCTTTCCAAAGGGATATGCACCAAAAAGGGATGTTTTAAAGAGGGCAAAGGAATATTGTGCATTAAGTGGGGCAACGATAAAAACAATAACAGACCCAAAGAAGGCTGTTTTAGATGCAGAGATTATCTATACGGATACATGGACAAGTATGGGTCAGGAAAAAGAGAGCAAAAAAAGGATTAAGGATTTCTCTGGCTTTACGATAAATAAGAACCTCCTATCCCGTGTAAAAGAAAATTGTTCAATTATGCATTGTATGCCCATACATAGGGGAGAGGAGATAGAAGATGAAATAGCCGAAGGAAAA
This window harbors:
- the yfcE gene encoding phosphodiesterase encodes the protein MKIGVISDTHGNLYSWNKAYEGFLDCDVIIHCGDILAPGPKNPIPDGYNPPLLADKINALSVPFLIAKGNCDSDVDSILLNPPILPFVFLQDGKKRIIASHGHLPIDPSQFKADIFITGHTHIPSLEEKGEIIYLNPGSPSVPLSKEKIPSYATIDDKITIYNLKHEVIKEGYILK
- the argF gene encoding ornithine carbamoyltransferase, which codes for MKHLLSISDLEPASIWRIFNLTDRIIEVPDYKPFSDKTAILLFKKPSLRTRLSFEIAIKGLGGGSVFITGNEVGLGTREEIKDIARVLSGYGDCIIPRVFSHSELLTLSKYATVPVINALSDDEHPCQALSDLWTIWKHKEKIVGLNFSFIGDCCNNVASSWTLLASMMGINITLCFPKGYAPKRDVLKRAKEYCALSGATIKTITDPKKAVLDAEIIYTDTWTSMGQEKESKKRIKDFSGFTINKNLLSRVKENCSIMHCMPIHRGEEIEDEIAEGKNSIIFPQARNKLAVTKGILVFLLA